A window of the Trichoderma asperellum chromosome 6, complete sequence genome harbors these coding sequences:
- a CDS encoding uncharacterized protein (EggNog:ENOG41), translated as MGDSVQRLLAEAPNAGNDVSYTDLHPDINKARLYRLTAWGKLLIEWDQETARRWEGWHERIVSDDSGDPFTGDDGPVPSSSVQDTTILGYPKTTEQMRNYWRMVGWSVDETLRTDDYYNLEKAATSILPPKGDQETWLLLDASNHNLVYTGASAYHRQGLVSTTKGGAKLVRAMVISQVITDFENRNQRFATHFLKLLAEQIDSRKGEEHIAFSVLYSGPKTQLFQSALKGYFDQYPNYVPHLAYLKVEDLDLWHREYNGLPMMAMSAVKHPTTHAQVILSTELMKWHLLRASSREFMLRRWAAWFAPNSITVGARFHDVKSNTTVSAFWVHDFEKRRLYLGCMDVRRRDRMEGGIRMVLSMAVQEACGYGLKEVILWEPTAQIMEQAERLADEIGHGVTATCENRSEMIPCFRWHGGESKEKQQRQESRAVLKPNRLPAVRLDPHRLMRRATHLQLPSGGPRSNRSLRPLFDLSQRPSNHLQASSRQLQPQSRSLHHHQLTSEVAAAAAAQIRAMSAMPASHGHSAACCNIPPIVSKGYKPKGSYEEIGGYKTYVTGPADATKAIVVVYDIFGYFDQTVQGADILAFSDEHQKYKVFMPDWFKGKPCPIEYYPPDTPEKQKALGEFFATFPPPKIAGYVPEYVDAVKAHSPSVSKLAMLGYYQSPRRKETLTHPNSTAGAAKSLPSPSRLPPTPSQPPRPPIPPWSTRPTPRASPSLLPCWHLRTRMSRLSSSSKRRSKSLTTSRLLRTRSMAGWPRVPT; from the exons ATGGGCGATTCCGTACAGAGACTCTTGGCAGAGGCCCCCAATGCTGGAAATGATGTCTCTTATACAGACTTACATCCCGATATCAACAAGGCAAGACTCT ATAGATTGACTGCATGGGGGAAGCTGTTGATCGAATGGGACCAGGAGACGGCGCGTCGTTGGGAGGGATGGCATGAAAGAATAGTAAGCGACGACTCTGGCGATCCATTTACAGGAGACGACGGTCCAGTTCCCAGCAGCTCTGTTCAGGATACTACCATTCTTGGATATCCAAAGACAACAGAGCAGATGCGAAATTATTGGCGGATGGTTGGATGGTCTGTGGATGAAACTTTGCGGACAGATGATTACTACAACTTAGAGAAAGCAGCGACGAGTATCCTACCACCGAAGGGTGACCAAGAAACTTGGCTCCTGCTCGATGCTAGCAATCACAATCTCGTCTATACAGGAGCTTCTGCTTATCACAGACAAGGGCTCGTGAGCACGACCAAAGGGGGCGCCAAGCTGGTCCGAGCAATGGTCATATCACAAGTAATCACGGATTTTGAAAATCGGAATCAACGGTTTGCCACGCATTTCCTAAAGCTCCTAGCTGAACAGATAGATAGCAGAAAGGGCGAGGAGCACATTGCCTTCAGCGTGCTGTATAGCGGCCCCAAGACGCAACTGTTTCAAAG CGCATTAAAGGGCTATTTCGACCAGTACCCAAATTATGTGCCGCACTTGGCATATTTGAAGGTGGAGGATCTTGATCTTTGGCATCGTGAGTATAATGGTCTCcccatgatggcgatgagtgCCGTCAAACACCCTACTACGCATGCACAGGTCATCTTGTCTACAGAGCTTATGAAATGGCACTTGCTGCGAGCTTCATCCAGGGAGTTTATGTTAAGACGATGGGCTGCCTGGTTTGCCCCAAACAGCATCACTGTGGGGGCCAGATTTCATGATGTGAAGTCAAACACCACCGTCTCGGCGTTTTGGGTGCACGACTTTGAGAAACGAAGACTGTACTTGGGGTGTATGGACGTGCGGCGTCGCGATAGAATGGAGGGTGGGATCAGGATGGTGCTCTCCATGGCTGTACAAGAAGCCTGTGGATATGGCCTCAAAGAAGTCATCTTGTGGGAACCAACGGCTCAAATCATGGAACAGGCAGAAAGACTTGCCGATGAAATTGGCCATGGCGTGACAGCAACATGCGAGAATCGATCTGAGATGATACCCTGCTTCCGATGGCACGGAGGAGAGTCGAAAGAG AAGCAACAGCGTCAAGAATCACGCGCTGTTTTGAAGCCCAACCGATTGCCCGCTGTTCGGCTCGACCCGCACCGTCTCATGAGACGTGCCACGCATCTCCAGCTTCCATCTGGTGGTCCCCGCAGCAACAGAAGCCTCCGCCCCCTCTTCGACCTCTCGCAACGCCCCTCCAATCATCTCCAGGCCAGCTCCCGACAGCTTCAACCCCAATCTCGGTCTCTGCACCATCACCAACTCACATCCGAAGtcgcagccgccgccgcagcccaGATCCGCGCCATGTCTGCCATGCCCGCCTCTCACGGCCACAGCGCCGCCTGCTGCAACATCCCTCCAATTGTGTCCAAAGGATACAAGCCCAAGGGCTCATACGAGGAAATCGGTGGCTACAAGACAT ATGTCACTGGCCCCGCCGACGCTACCAAGGCCATTGTCGTTGTCTATGACATCTTTGGCTACTTTGACCAGACCGTCCAAGGTGCCGACATCCTCGCCTTCAGCGACGAACATCAGAAGTATAAGGTGTTCATGCCCGACTGGTTCAAGGGCAAGCCCTGCCCCATTGAGTA CTACCCTCCTGATACCCcggagaagcaaaaggcccTGGGCGAATTCTTTGCCACTTTCCCTCCTCCCAAGATTGCTGGTTATGTTCCAGAGTACGTGGATGCCGTCAAGGCTCACAGCCCGTCAGTTTCCAAGTTAGCCATGCTGGGT TACTATCAAAGCCCACGCAGGAAAGAGACTCTGACACATCCCAACAGTACTGCTGGGGCGGCAAAGTCGTTGCCCTCACCGTCAAGGCTCCCACCAACCCCTTCGCAGCCGCCGCGGCCGCCCATCCCGCCATGGTCGACCCGGCCGACGCCGAGGGCCTCACCGTCCCTTTTGCCCTGCTGGCATCTAAGGACGAGGATGTCACGGCTGTCAAGCAGTTCGAAGAGGCGCTCAAAGTCCCTCACCACGTCGAGACTTTTGCGGACCAGATCCATGGCTGGATGGCCGCGCGTTCCGACCTGA
- a CDS encoding uncharacterized protein (TransMembrane:9 (o40-63i84-112o132-157i241-258o264-281i293-312o332-350i434-456o462-480i)~MEROPS:MER0052372): MAATNVTLMEGLDGLNVTLNDTAAGATPATIMDTLQDMDFLLLELKLVTGAMGIIYLGAHASLRRPPSAAISKDKKRRKQDDEAFTQGLELSDAILFPIMAAIVLVGLYYLIQWLQDPALINKILRSYMTTASMASLLTFYAHGIQVVSSFVFPRFWRGRDGKLRRVDQTKNTVAVCDDAGNEIESSGVGGTNPLPGALAFLAPAAWLQKKAWELRDLFTRHWLLEVFAHGMGKETIHIKFAHMMALLMSVVTAIVYFATSWSFLSNILGYGMCYGSFLLLSPTDFLTGSLVLWGLFFYDIFMVFYTPYMVTVATTLDVPIKLTFEAASRKSILGLGDIVIPGMVIGWALRLDLWIHYYRKIKYESTDLKIMEKDSTSGEIITRSETKHREIKVPYVDAKGNWGERIWTRQSLGLSGSESLPPDVAASKFSKTYFYASMVGYFLGMMVTLAMLLIFKHGQPALLYLVPGVLGSLLLTSLVRGEFKELWMYTEDGSLDTVDVVVDLDGNGKAVKTIGKLENGVVDTTKDDKKNNDEKEKEKEKEKKEEEEKKKSAEAGQTSRKGHKVFSISLEAPPEGV, from the exons ATGGCTGCCACAAATGTCACCCTCATGGAGGGCTTGGACGGCCTTAATGTTACCCTCAATGACACAGCAGCTGGTGCCACTCCTGCCACGATAATGGACACCTTACAGGATATGgatttcctccttcttgagcTCAAGCTCGTCACTGGTGCCATGGGAATCATTTACCTCGGGGCCCATGCATCTTTACGCCGTCCACCATCTGCGGCCATCTCAAAGGATAAGAAGCGGCGGAAGCAGGATGACGAGGCGTTTACCCAAGGACTGGAGCTTTCTGATGCAATCCTTTTCCCAATCATGGCAGCGATCGTTCTTGTTGGGCTGTATTATCTTATCCAGTGGCTTCAAGACCCTGCTCTCATTAACAAGATTCTACGGTCTTACATGACGACGGCGTCTATGGCGAGCTTGTTGACCTTTTATGCTCATGGCATTCAAGTGGTATCGTCGTTTGTATTCCCTCGTTTTTGGCGTGGCAGAGACGGCAAACTCCGCAGAGTCGATCAAACCAAGAATACAGTCGCCGTGTGTGATGATGCAGGTAACGAAATTGAGAGCTCTGGTGTTGGGGGGACGAACCCGCTCCCCGGAGCGCTGGCCTTCCTTGCGCCAGCTGCGTggctgcagaagaaggcCTGGGAGCTGAGAGATCTTTTTACGAGACATTGGCTGCTGGAGGTGTTTGCTCATGGCATGGGTAAGGAGACGATCCATATCAAGTTTGCGCATATGATGGCGCTTCTGATGTCCGTGGTGACGGCAATTGTCTATTTTGCAACTTCTTGGTCGTTTCTCTCCAACATACTGGGCTATGGAATGTGCTACGGGTCGTTTTTGCTTCTCTCGCCTACTGATTTTCTCACTGGGTCGCTGGTTTTGTggggcctcttcttctacgATATCTTCATGGTCTTTTACAC CCCCTATATGGTGACGGTAGCAACAACTCTGGATGTCCCTATTAAGCTCACATTTGAGGCGGCATCAAGGAAGAGCATCCTCGGATTGGGAGACATTGTGATTCCTGGAATGGTCATTGGCTGGGCGCTGCGACTCGATCTTTGGATCCACTACTACAGAAAGATCAAGTACGAATCTACCGACTTGAAAATTATGGAGAAGGATTCTACCTCGGGGGAGATCATCACACGAAGTGAGACTAAGCACAGAGAAATCAAGGTTCCATATGTGGATGCCAAGGGAAACTGGGGAGAACGCATCTGGACTCGCCAGTCTTTGGGCCTATCTGGCTCAGAAAGCTTACCTCCTGATGTAGCCGCATCAAAGTTTTCTAAGACGTATTTTTATGCCTCCATGGTAGGATACTTTTTGGGAATGATGGTCACGCTCGCCATGTTGCTCATCTTCAAGCACGGGCAGCCGGCGCTGCTATATCTCGTGCCAGGCGTGCTCGGGTCGCTACTTTTGACCAGCTTGGTGCGTGGAGAGTTCAAAGAGCTATGGATGTACACGGAGGATGGAAGCCTTGATACAGTCGACGTCGTGGTGGATCTGGACGGCAATGGCAAGGCGGTGAAGACGATTGGCAAGCTGGAGAATGGCGTGGTAGATACGACCAAGGATGACAAGAAGAATAATgatgaaaaggagaaggagaaggaaaaagagaagaaggaagaagaagagaaaaagaagagtgcTGAAGCCGGACAAACGAGCAGAAAAGGGCACAAAGTCTTTTCAATATCACTGGAAGCACCGCCAGAGGGAGTATAA
- the CYP1 gene encoding heme binding: protein MTTNVVLETSMGTITLELYTTQAPKTCDNFATLARRGYFSSTIFHRIIPDFMIQGGDPTGTGRGGSSIYGDKFEDEIDPSLRHTGAGILSMANAGPNTNGSQFFITLAPTPWLDGKHTIFGRVKSGLGVVKRMGMVPTGPEDRPVEDVKLISANVVEGEEQD, encoded by the exons ATGACCACAAACGTCGTCCTAGAAACCTCAATG GGCACAATCACCCTCGAACTCTACACCACCCAAGCCCCCAAAACCTGCGACAACTTCGCCACCCTCGCCCGCCGCGGCTACTTCTCCTCCACAATCTTCCACCGCATCATCCCGGACTTCATGATCCAGGGCGGCGACCCCACGGGCACAGGACGCGGCGGCTCCTCCATCTATGGCGACAAGTTCGAAGACGAGATTGACCCGAGCCTGAGACACACCGGCGCGGGCATCCTCAGCATGGCCAACGCGGGGCCCAATACAAACGGCTCACAGTTCTTCATCACGCTGGCGCCGACGCCGTGGCTTGACGGGAAGCATACCATTTTTGGCAGGGTCAAGAGCGGCTTGGGCGTGGTGAAGCGAATGGGCATGGTGCCCACAGGGCCGGAGGATAGGCCAGTCGAGGATGTCAAATTGATCAGCGCCAACGTGGTGGAAGGTGAAGAGCAAGATTGA
- a CDS encoding uncharacterized protein (EggNog:ENOG41) — protein MNSASGRAGIIRARDDAGSMDKLAHSVLDDVLYNIVSDLLMKTHREEKTARATTAAIRVEKLASDASESSTPDSRPDVRVETDAAIYEDGKVLLKGNPLKTTTDILCPRCHLPRLLYPTDGKGARKPDPTVVYCKKHPFIEKPGCDIYGQSWVGPGPGRGKKKKDSDKKDDGGSEQRPPNVLSFPSATCSKCKRCILVTRLNNHMGSCIGNSGRNASRAAAQRMNGSGSQNEPTPPPSQKATPTPASRAQSPRKRDVSDDDDDSETSHKKKKIKHGLTKKVIIKTKSSLKKDKIKSSSLSQEQKADYSVPSPKVLNKVKSKTDSPVKKLKVGKPVMSSPMKNGRDIDAESESSETLSSPPAGHR, from the exons ATGAATTCAGCCTCGGGTCGGGCGGGCATCATCCGTGCCCgtgatgatgctggcagCATGGATAAACTG GCGCATTCGGTGCTCGATGATGTGCTGTACAACATCGTGTCGGATCTGTTGATGAAGACGCACcgggaggagaagacggctAGAGCGACCACTGCCGCCATTCGAGTGGAGAAGTTGGCTTCAGATGCCTCGGAGAGTTCGACGCCCGACTCAAGACCCGACGTGCGAGTCGAGACGGATGCCGCCATCTACGAGGATGGCAAGGTGCTCCTAAAAGGCAACCCTCTCAAGACGACGACGGATATCCTGTGCCCCCGATGCCATCTACCGCGATTACTGTATCCCACCGACGGCAAAGGCGCCCGAAAGCCCGACCCTACCGTCGTCTACTGCAAAAAGCACCCATTCATCGAGAAGCCCGGATGCGACATCTACGGCCAGAGCTGGGTAGGACCGGGCCCTGGTaggggcaagaagaagaaggactcGGATAAGAAAGATGACGGTGGCTCCGAGCAGCGCCCTCCCAATGTCCTCTCCTTCCCTTCTGCCACGTGCAGCAAGTGCAAGAGATGCATCCTGGTTACACGGCTAAATAATCACATGGGGTCTTGCATTGGCAACAGCGGTCGTAACGCCAGCCGAGCAGCTGCTCAAAGGATGAATGGCAGCGGCTCTCAGAACGAACCTACTCCTCCACCCTCCCAAAAGGCCACGCCCACGCCGGCGTCCCGAGCCCAAAGCCCTAGGAAGCGAGACGtgagcgacgacgatgacgactcGGAGACTAgtcacaagaagaagaagataaagcaCGGCTTGACGAAGAAAGTCATAATCAAGACAAAGTCCTCACTGAAGAAGGATAAGATCAAGAGCAGTTCATTAAGCCAGGAGCAGAAGGCAGATTACAGTGTGCCTTCGCCAAAGGTGCTGAACAAGGTCAAGTCCAAAACAGACAGCCCAGTTAAGAAGCTGAAAGTGGGCAAACCAGTTATGAGCTCACCCATGAAGAATGGTCGAGATATCGATGCAGAGTCCGAGTCCTCAGAAACCCTCTCTTCGCCGCCTGCAGGCCACCGTTAA
- a CDS encoding uncharacterized protein (TransMembrane:2 (i55-73o664-685i)), with protein sequence MYSAQDPTVKTACHQDKVRGLGASWRGGGESDRVVRGQTEQCAGRRSTQPIANHVWLLSMLLVLLALLVHLVLHDAKVDALIFQLPWACQLFSFLHLHLPPTAHWPLSSLTSQLTIQEDLICPRLTHLTLSPPTSRVLTMGLAEHTNKIVSEFDFSDEELNRHVQEFLKQTESGLKEDGTSLSQIPSYVTAVPDGTESGVYLAVDLGGTNFRVCSVSLNGDSTFNLTYNKVAIPKNLMVAKTARDLFAFLAKQIELFLREHHKEHFEGATSRRNTSSFPEGYHDEQIFRLGFTFSFPVQQLGINKGKLIRWTKGFDIPDAIGKDVCKLLQDEIDRLGLPVKVAALVNDTVGTLMARSYTSAGKHRSILGAIFGTGTNGAYIEKTSNIKKPIKGEYNTSTGEMVINTEWGSFDNQLNVLPSTVWDAALDRDSVNPGIQMYEKRVSGMFLGEIVRLAVADMIKDEDTSLFRDTNSSYNDWSTTTNISPKSGLLSQWGLDTAILSVAAADNTPELSTIRQELENTLQVYTPSLEDAQAFKAVAGAVVRRAARLSAVAIGAIVLQSGKLDDPEEEIVDIGVDGSLVEHYPFFRDMIYEALRAIDGIGPSGADKIRIGIAKDGSGVGAALIALIAQKMEKPGDFLADLRRDIKRRLSQPFESPAEESSLLSFPALVAGGVGIGALAAFLWSRYSSFRLSN encoded by the exons ATGTACT CTGCACAGGATCCTACCGTCAAGACGGCGTGCCACCAGGACAAGGTTCGAGGCCTCGGCGCCTCGTGgcgcggtggtggtgagagcGACAGGGTGGTGCGAGGGCAAACCGAGCAATGCGCCGGACGCAGGTCGACGCAGCCCATTGCCAATCATGTGTGGCTGCTATCCATGCTGTTAGTGCTGCTGGCTCTC CTCGTTCATCTCGTGCTCCATGACGCCAAGGTCGACGCACTCATCTTCCAGCTCCCGTGGGCGTGCCagcttttctcctttctccatctccatcttcctccaACAGCTCACTGGccactctcttctctgaCCTCTCAGCTCACGATCCAAGAAGACCTCATCTGCCCGCGACTGACGCACCTCACACTCTCACCACCAACGTCGCGAGTCCTCACCATGGGTCTAGCAGAGCACACAAACAAGATTGTCTCCGAGTTCGACTTTTCGGACGAGGAGCTCAATCGCCATGTCCAAGAATTCCTGAAGCAGACCG AGTCGGGAttgaaagaagatggaaccAGTCTCAGCCAAATTCCTTCCTACGTAACTGCCGTGCCCGACGGCACTGAGAGC GGTGTCTATCTAGCCGTAGATTTGGGCGGCACAAACTTTCGCGTTTGCTCCGTTTCTCTCAACGGCGACAGCACTTTCAACCTGACCTACAACAAGGTTGCCATTCCCAAGAATCTCATGGTCGCCAAGACCGCAAGAGATCTTTTCGCCTTCTTGGCGAAGCAGATTGAGCTTTTCCTCCGAGAGCACCACAAAGAGCACTTCGAGGGCGCGACATCTCGTCGCAACACCAGTAGCTTCCCCGAGGGCTACCACGATGAGCAGATCTTTCGCCTTGGCTTCACATTCAGCTTCCCAGTCCAGCAGCTTGGCATCAACAAGGGCAAGCTGATCCGATGGACCAAGGGCTTCGACATTCCCGATGCAATCGGCAAAGATGTCTGCAAGCTTCTCCAAGACGAGATTGATCGACTTGGTCTTCCGGTCAAGGTCGCTGCCTTGGTCAACGACACCGTAGGAACACTCATGGCTCGTTCATACACTTCTGCCGGAAAGCACCGCTCTATCCTTGGTGCCATCTTTGGCACGGGTACTAATGGCGCCTACATCGAGAAGACATCAAATATCAAGAAGCCAATCAAGGGCGAATACAATACCTCAACTGGCGAAATGGTCATCAACACTGAGTGGGGCTCCTTTGATAACCAGCTCAACGTTCTCCCCTCAACGGTATGGGACGCCGCTCTGGACAGAGACAGTGTCAACCCGGGCATTCAGATGTACGAGAAGCGAGTCTCGGGCATGTTCCTGGGCGAGATTGTACGATTGGCGGTTGCAGACATGATCAAGGACGAGGACACATCCTTATTCCGCGACACAAACTCCAGCTACAATGATTGGTCAACCACCACAAACATCAGCCCTAAGTCTGGACTTCTGTCCCAATGGGGACTGGACACTGCCATCTTGTCCGTAGCTGCGGCCGACAACACTCCTGAGCTATCAACTATCCGACAAGAGTTGGAGAACACGCTCCAAGTTTATACTCCCTCTTTGGAAGATGCGCAAGCATTCAAGGCTGTTGCAGGCGCTGTTGTCCGCAGAGCGGCTAGACTATCAGCTGTCGCAATTGGTGCCATCGTTCTCCAATCAGGAAAGCTAGACGACcccgaagaagagattgtCGACATTGGTGTGGACGGCAGTCTGGTTGAGCACTACCCGTTCTTCCGAGATATGATTTATGAAGCTCTGCGTGCCATCGACGGCATTGGCCCCAGTGGCGCGGATAAGATTCGCATCGGTATCGCTAAGGACGGTAGTGGAGTTGGCGCAGCGTTGATTGCTTTGATTGcgcagaagatggagaagcctGGAGATTTCCTTGCTGACCTGCGACGGGATATTAAGCGGAGACTGTCTCAGCCATTTGAATCACCTG CGGAGGAATCATcacttttgtcttttccagCATTGGTTGCGGGCGGCGTTGGTATTGGCGCACTTGCTGCATTTTTATGGAGCAGATACAGCAGCTTTAGGCTCAGCAACTAA